From the genome of Phyllostomus discolor isolate MPI-MPIP mPhyDis1 chromosome 12, mPhyDis1.pri.v3, whole genome shotgun sequence, one region includes:
- the IRX3 gene encoding iroquois-class homeodomain protein IRX-3, with protein sequence MSFPQLGYQYIRPLYPPERPGAAAGGGSAGARGGPGAGASELAASGSLSNVLSSVYGAPYAAAAAAAAAAQGYGAFLPYAAELPIFPQLGAQYELKDSPGVQHPAAAAAFPHPHPAFYPYGQYQFGDPSRPKNATRESTSTLKAWLNEHRKNPYPTKGEKIMLAIITKMTLTQVSTWFANARRRLKKENKMTWAPRSRTDEEGNAYGSEREEEDEEDDEEDSKRELELEEEELGGEEEEDAGGEGLADDEEDEEIDLENVDGAATPELALAGAAHGHDDLRLGPISDSKNSDSDDSSEGLEERPPPALSLAPVQPPMAAAPPSPPSPPAGLDPCAPAPAPASVLQKPKIWSLAETATSPDNPRRSPPGAGGSPPGAAVAPPALQLSPAAAHRLVSTPLGKFPAWTNRPFPGPQPGPRPHPLSLLGSAPPHLLGLPGAAGHQAAAAAAAFARPAEPEGGTDRCSALEVEKKLLKTAFQPVPRRPQSHLDAALVLSALSSS encoded by the exons ATGTCCTTCCCCCAGCTCGGCTACCAGTACATCCGCCCGCTCTACCCACCCGAGCGCCCGGGGGCCGCCGCCGGTGGCGGCAGCGCTGGGGCCCGGGGCGGCCCGGGAGCCGGAGCCTCGGAGCTGGCCGCCTCGGGGTCCCTGTCCAATGTGCTCTCGTCCGTGTACGGGGCACCCTACGCTGCGGCGGCAGCGGCCGCGGCCGCCGCCCAAGGCTACGGCGCCTTCCTGCCCTACGCAGCCGAGCTGCCCATCTTCCCGCAGCTG GGCGCGCAGTATGAGCTGAAAGACAGCCCCGGGGTGCAGCATCCGGCCGCGGCCGCCGCGTTTCCGCACCCGCACCCCGCCTTCTACCCCTACGGCCAGTACCAGTTCGGAGACCCGTCCCGTCCCAAGAACGCCACCCGGGAGAGCACGAGCACGCTCAAGGCCTGGCTCAACGAGCACCGCAAGAACCCCTACCCCACCAAGGGCGAGAAGATCATGCTGGCCATCATCACCAAGATGACCCTCACCCAGGTGTCCACCTGGTTCGCCAACGCGCGCCGGCGCCTCAAGAAGGAGAACAAGATGACCTGGGCGCCCCGCAGCCGCACCGACGAGGAAGGCAACGCTTACGGGAGCGAGCGCGaagaggaggacgaggaggacgACGAAGAAGACAGCAAACGcgagctggagctggaggaggaggagctcggaggggaggaggaggaggacgcggGGGGCGAGGGCCTAGCGGACGACGAGGAGGACGAGGAGATCGATTTGGAGAACGTAGACGGCGCGGCCACGCCTGAGCTGGCCCTGGCCGGGGCGGCGCACGGGCACGACGACCTCCGCCTGGGACCCATCTCGGACTCCAAGAACAGCGACTCGGACGACAGCTCCGAGGGCTTGGAGGAGCGTCCGCCGCCGGCCCTGAGTCTGGCCCCGGTGCAGCCGCCCATGGCCGCAGCTCCGCCATCTCCGCCCTCGCCCCCCGCGGGCCTGGATCCCTGCGCTCCCGCTCCAGCGCCCGCCTCTGTCCTGCAGAAGCCCAAGATCTGGTCCCTGGCAGAGACGGCCACAAGCCCCGACAACCCGCGCCGCTCGCCTCCGGGCGCGGGGGGTTCTCCTCCCGGCGCAGCCGTCGCGCCCCCCGCCCTGCAGCTCTCCCCGGCCGCGGCGCACAGACTCGTCTCTACGCCGCTGGGCAAGTTCCCCGCTTGGACCAACCGGCCCTTCCCGGGCCCGCAGCCCGGCCCACGCCCgcaccctctctccctgctcGGCTCGGCCCCTCCACACCTGTTGGGACTTCCCGGAGCCGCGGGTCACCAGGctgccgccgccgcagccgcctTCGCTCGGCCCGCGGAGCCCGAGGGCGGAACAG ATCGCTGTAGTGCCTTGGAAGTGGAGAAAAAGTTACTCAAGACAGCTTTCCAGCCCGTCCCCAGGCG GCCCCAGAGCCACCTGGACGCGGCGCTGGTCTTGTCAGCTCTCTCCTCGTcctag